One genomic region from Epinephelus fuscoguttatus linkage group LG8, E.fuscoguttatus.final_Chr_v1 encodes:
- the LOC125893209 gene encoding NF-kappa-B inhibitor delta isoform X1: protein MHFDKSPKEKPCCTLPTVKKLLEEKRRRETSSVLPSCSAASTSPAPSATVTQLSSAEPFTCTGASSSYSDMAVSFEQWSPAPESTLSYYPNHPGSSYAAAYSHPMTSEYATQQHDPGYGDTVSQTFEGSMTVNDPNMVSPWSFLGPSQAAQLSFGSSLDANKLEEARMLLNGMDYSRATGQDEDGDTILHIYTAKGLRECAYAAAERLRDVDRLDAKEHKGKTALLVAVTANQPEIVQDLLSFGADINACDVKGQTALHLAAHYGLPGVLQAILSSRPAVNLEARNFEGMTPLHCAAISHSVTIKALSSSGMQDINLRTKAMEKLSCVEMLLSAGASLLSQEIKSNKTVLHLAVKEGNIDLVTYLLRIPLPNMKDFVNLKAHGHTALHMAAGLHGNPHQEEILQLLLRKGADPSIRNLENDQPAHLLQSGLQGEQLKLMLKKRSASSRRRVVSLQDQE, encoded by the exons cgCCGAAAGAGAAGCCGTGTTGCACTCTGCCCACAGTCAAGAAACTcctggaggagaagagaaggCGTGAGACGTCGTCTGTGCTCCCCTCCTGCTCTGCAGCCAGCACAAGCCCTGCTCCTTCAGCTACTGTCACA CAGTTGTCCTCAGCAGAACCATTTACCTGTACAG GTGCATCAAGCAGCTACTCAGACATGGCAGTGAGCTTTGAGCAGTGGTCCCCAGCACCAGAGTCTACACTCAGTTACTACCCCAATCATCCAGGATCCAGCTATGCTGCAGCTTACAGCCACCCAATGACATCTGAATATGCCACACAGCAGCATGACCCAGGATATGGAGACACAGTGTCTCAGACATTT GAGGGCTCGATGACGGTCAATGATCCCAACATGGTATCGCCTTGGTCATTTCTGGGTCCCAGTCAGGCTGCACAGCTGAGTTTTGGTTCGTCGTTGGACGCCAACAAGCTGGAGGAGGCCAGGATGCTGCTCAACGGGATGGACTACAGCAGAGCCACTGGGCAAGATGAAGACGGAGACAC CATCCTGCACATCTACACTGCCAAGGGGCTCAGGGAGTGTGCCTATGCTGCTGCAGAGAGGCTGAGGGATGTAGACAGGCTTGATGCCAAAGAACACAAGGGAAAG ACTGCTTTACTGGTGGCGGTGACAGCAAACCAGCCGGAGATTGTGCAAGATCTGCTGTCGTTTGGAGCGGACATCAATGCCtgtgatgttaaaggacagACTGCCCTTCATCTGGCTGCCCACTATGGCTTACCTGGAGTGTTGCAG GCAATTCTGTCAAGCAGGCCGGCTGTCAACCTGGAGGCTCGCAACTTTGAGG GTATGACTCCTCTGCACTGTGCAGCCATTTCCCACAGTGTCACCATAAAGGCGCTGTCCAGCAGTGGGATGCAAGATATTAATCTTCGGACCAAGGCTATGGAGAAGCTCTCCTGTGTGGAGATGCTTCTCAGCGCGGGGGCGTCCCTACTCAGTCAG GAAATCAAAAGTAACAAGACCGTGCTGCACTTGGCAGTAAAGGAGGGGAACATTGATCTGGTGACCTATCTGCTGAGGATTCCCCTGCCCAACATGAAAGACTTTGTCAACTTGAAA GCGCATGGTCACACAGCTTTACACATGGCAGCTGGTCTCCATGGTAACCCCCACCAGGAGGAgatcctgcagctgctgctgcgcAAAGGAGCTGATCCCAGTATCCGCAACCTGGAGAACGACCAGCCAGCTCACCTGCTGCAGAGCGGCCTCCAGGGAGAGCAG CTCAAGCTCATGCTGAAGAAACGGAGCGCTTCCTCTCGGCGACGTGTCGTGTCCTTGCAGGACCAGGAATGA
- the LOC125893209 gene encoding NF-kappa-B inhibitor delta isoform X2: MHFDKSPKEKPCCTLPTVKKLLEEKRRRETSSVLPSCSAASTSPAPSATVTLSSAEPFTCTGASSSYSDMAVSFEQWSPAPESTLSYYPNHPGSSYAAAYSHPMTSEYATQQHDPGYGDTVSQTFEGSMTVNDPNMVSPWSFLGPSQAAQLSFGSSLDANKLEEARMLLNGMDYSRATGQDEDGDTILHIYTAKGLRECAYAAAERLRDVDRLDAKEHKGKTALLVAVTANQPEIVQDLLSFGADINACDVKGQTALHLAAHYGLPGVLQAILSSRPAVNLEARNFEGMTPLHCAAISHSVTIKALSSSGMQDINLRTKAMEKLSCVEMLLSAGASLLSQEIKSNKTVLHLAVKEGNIDLVTYLLRIPLPNMKDFVNLKAHGHTALHMAAGLHGNPHQEEILQLLLRKGADPSIRNLENDQPAHLLQSGLQGEQLKLMLKKRSASSRRRVVSLQDQE, from the exons cgCCGAAAGAGAAGCCGTGTTGCACTCTGCCCACAGTCAAGAAACTcctggaggagaagagaaggCGTGAGACGTCGTCTGTGCTCCCCTCCTGCTCTGCAGCCAGCACAAGCCCTGCTCCTTCAGCTACTGTCACA TTGTCCTCAGCAGAACCATTTACCTGTACAG GTGCATCAAGCAGCTACTCAGACATGGCAGTGAGCTTTGAGCAGTGGTCCCCAGCACCAGAGTCTACACTCAGTTACTACCCCAATCATCCAGGATCCAGCTATGCTGCAGCTTACAGCCACCCAATGACATCTGAATATGCCACACAGCAGCATGACCCAGGATATGGAGACACAGTGTCTCAGACATTT GAGGGCTCGATGACGGTCAATGATCCCAACATGGTATCGCCTTGGTCATTTCTGGGTCCCAGTCAGGCTGCACAGCTGAGTTTTGGTTCGTCGTTGGACGCCAACAAGCTGGAGGAGGCCAGGATGCTGCTCAACGGGATGGACTACAGCAGAGCCACTGGGCAAGATGAAGACGGAGACAC CATCCTGCACATCTACACTGCCAAGGGGCTCAGGGAGTGTGCCTATGCTGCTGCAGAGAGGCTGAGGGATGTAGACAGGCTTGATGCCAAAGAACACAAGGGAAAG ACTGCTTTACTGGTGGCGGTGACAGCAAACCAGCCGGAGATTGTGCAAGATCTGCTGTCGTTTGGAGCGGACATCAATGCCtgtgatgttaaaggacagACTGCCCTTCATCTGGCTGCCCACTATGGCTTACCTGGAGTGTTGCAG GCAATTCTGTCAAGCAGGCCGGCTGTCAACCTGGAGGCTCGCAACTTTGAGG GTATGACTCCTCTGCACTGTGCAGCCATTTCCCACAGTGTCACCATAAAGGCGCTGTCCAGCAGTGGGATGCAAGATATTAATCTTCGGACCAAGGCTATGGAGAAGCTCTCCTGTGTGGAGATGCTTCTCAGCGCGGGGGCGTCCCTACTCAGTCAG GAAATCAAAAGTAACAAGACCGTGCTGCACTTGGCAGTAAAGGAGGGGAACATTGATCTGGTGACCTATCTGCTGAGGATTCCCCTGCCCAACATGAAAGACTTTGTCAACTTGAAA GCGCATGGTCACACAGCTTTACACATGGCAGCTGGTCTCCATGGTAACCCCCACCAGGAGGAgatcctgcagctgctgctgcgcAAAGGAGCTGATCCCAGTATCCGCAACCTGGAGAACGACCAGCCAGCTCACCTGCTGCAGAGCGGCCTCCAGGGAGAGCAG CTCAAGCTCATGCTGAAGAAACGGAGCGCTTCCTCTCGGCGACGTGTCGTGTCCTTGCAGGACCAGGAATGA